Proteins from a single region of Dictyostelium discoideum AX4 chromosome 5 chromosome, whole genome shotgun sequence:
- a CDS encoding hypothetical protein (Similar to Strongylocentrotus purpuratus (Purple sea urchin). Fibropellin I (Epidermal growth factor-related protein 1) (UEGF-1)): MKKIYMFVFIFFYFYLNICASSLILDPSEAQLLNDLVNSMNVNMTGFPIISEGVYDFCNYSNQYMFSCTTISNKVVLIYADIIQTNTQIIESSSFSFSSLSKLKLSNCYLSPDFLSNVYVESITLTLCNVVKIDSPISQTYLSIVHPPSFQGEFKFSYLNKFGILEIVPNTSIGEISVTYVNDLKSVLDIDFLSLVANSIPSFTNVNVKELNLYLTDYFSYINNDVSNLATMTKVQKLNCKLIKFYLSFSAFINNSTIDFPISIFNIQNSIMTSLSIGGMINKPTQMIELPENNNITELRFGYTFGEFSINGMIPFLSLPNIKKFEINGGNFPNEKDLNKFSNVDELKILYSNLNVKLPKNNFSILDLSNNMISGTVDSSYCTMNSMSLDLKFNNLSGTLPSCFSCYPSSSRNIFLFNSNLKYDPTCSTIKVNIYIDRVNKKLIMWGNDIGLNSQDFYTVPFFSWEPTIPSYRFESSYYFNELLPSNEIVKTVNATQSQLPPKCYRECNIGEYCDTNSLKCVCAVGWSGDDCSINTNIYVSSIDSVNEMGGDITLYVSIDNQNCPLIQNTITNVSIQCTIWPGTGKKSLSIQQNGVSWSGYFIYETSVKSCLNNCSKNGDCIVNTGECNCRSGYTGFDCSIISGGGGGNGNGGVPSSNTTIDNNGTTVINNQKTSYQILITKLIEFDVDKNVIKEYTLDNKWVTEMKNTDDNNSNNIYQFSQTLVQSLTNCTVSYTVEEIKEKSKHYSFAGYNLTLDSGSIKISVSINNYQYNSFLNNLQLQFQSSVTSDNNDCNQQDTDIQNSNNELLNYITIKKDSKIMQARFLNRILSDGRSSIITSELVTKSSDSVIVGLNLPYCTNCIIDPDFSVLVTTSFKNDCGESERPAYLIPVVVVSGVLGVALVIALSFYIYKKKFVENQLSKKLKKIGTQGS; this comes from the exons atgaaaaaaatatatatgtttgtttttatttttttttatttttatttaaatatatgtGCTTCATCTCTAATTCTAGACCCCTCGGAag cccaactattaaatgatttagttAATAGTATGAATGTTAATATGACAGGGTTTCCAATAATAAGTGAGGGTGTTTATGATTTTTGTAATTACTCAAATCAATATATGTTTTCTTGTACAactatttcaaataaagttGTTTTAATCTATGCAGACATTATACAAACTAATACTCAAATTATTGAATCAAGtagtttttcattttcaagttTAAGTAAATt aaaactCTCAAATTGTTACCTATCACCAGATTTTTTAAGCAATGTTTATGTGGAATCTATAACTTTAACTCTATGTAATGTTGTAAAGATTGATTCACCAATTTCTCAAACATATTT ATCAATAGTTCATCCACCTAGTTTTCAAGGAGagtttaaattttcatatttaaataaatttggaatACTAGAAATTGTTCCTAATACAAGTATTGGAGAAATTTCAGTTACTTATGTAAATGACCTTAAAAGTGTTTTggatattgattttttaagtTTAGTTGCAAATTCTATACCATCTTTTACAAATGTAAATGTAAaagaattgaatttatatttaacaGATTATTTTTCATACATTAATAATGATGTATCAAACTTGGCAACAATGACCAAAGTTCAAAAATT aaattgtaaactaataaagttttatttatcttttagtgcattcattaataattctaCTATAGATTTCccaatatcaatatttaatattcaaaattcaataatgacatcatt atcaataGGTGGAATGATAAATAAACCAACCCAAATGATTGAATTACCagaaaacaataatataacAGAATTAAGATTTGGATATACTTTTGgtgaattttcaataaatggTATGATCCCATTTTTATCACTTccaaatatcaaaaaatttgaaataaatggAGGAAATTTtccaaatgaaaaagatttgaataaattttcaaatgttgacgaattaaaaatattgtattccaatttaaatgtaaagttaccaaaaaataatttttcaattttagatttaagtaataatatg atatcaGGAACAGTTGATTCAAGTTATTGTACAATGAATTCAATGTCTTTAGATTTAaagtttaataatttatctgGAACTTTACCTTCATGTTTTTCATGTTACCCATCATCATcaagaaatatttttttatttaatagtaATTTGAAATATGACCCAACATGTTCTACAATTAAagttaatatttatattgatagagtaaataaaaaattaataatgtgGGGAAATGATATTGGACTTAATTCTCAAGATTTTTATACGGTACCATTTTTTAGTTGGGAACCAACCATTCCATCATACAGATTTGAATCTTCATActattttaatgaattattaccatcaaatg aaattgttAAAACAGTAAATGCAACTCAATCACAACTTCCACCTAAATGTTATAGAGAGTGTAACATTGGTGAATATTGTGAtacaaattcattaaaatgtGTTTGCGCAGTTGGATGGAGTGGTGATGATTGTAGTATAAATACCAATATATATGTATCCTCGATTGATTCTGTTAATGAAATGGGTGGTGATATAACTTTATATG ttAGCATTGATAATCAAAATTGTccattaattcaaaataccATAACAAATGTTTCAATACAATGTACTATTTGGCCAGGTACAGGTAAAAAGTCATTATCAATTCAACAAAATGGAGTTTCATGGTCAGGCTATTTCATTTATGAAACAAGTGTTAAAagttgtttaaataattgttcaaAAAATGGTGATTGTATTGTAAATACAGGTGAATGTAATTGTAGATCTGGATATACAGGATTTGATTGTAGCATCattagtggtggtggtggtggtaatggtaatggtggagtaccatcatcaaatacaacaattgataataatggtacaacagttataaataatcaaaaaacaagttaccaaattttaattacaaaattaattgaatttgatgttgataaaaatgtaattaaaGAGTATACATTAGATAATAAATGGGTAACAGAAATGAAAAATacagatgataataatagtaataatatttatcaattCTCTCAAACATTAGTTCAATCATTAACAAATTGTACTGTATCATATACAGTTGAGGAGATTAAAGAGAAATCAAAACATTACTCATTTGCAGGTTATAATTTAACTTTAGATAgtggttcaattaaaatttcggtatcaattaataattatcaatataattcattcttaaataatttacaattacaatttcAATCATCAGTAACaagtgataataatgattgtaaTCAACAAGATACAGATATtcaaaatagtaataacgaattattaaattatataacaattaaaaagGATTCAAAAATTATGCAAGCCagatttttaaatagaatACTTTCAGATGGTAGATCTTCAATTATCACATCTGAGCTTGTTACAAAATCAAGTGATTCAGTTATTGTTGGTTTAAATTTACCATATTGTACAAATTGTATAATTGACCCTGATTTTTCCGTTTTAGTTACGacatcttttaaaaatgattgtgGTGAAAGTGAAAGACCTGCTTATTTAATTCCTGTGGTGGTTGTTTCTGGTGTATTAGGTGTGGCTTTGGTTATTGCTTTATCTTTCTATAtctataaaaagaaatttgttgaaaatcaattatctaaaaaactaaaaaaaattggaaccCAAGGTTCTTAA